In the genome of Acidobacteriota bacterium, one region contains:
- a CDS encoding sigma-54-dependent Fis family transcriptional regulator: MKTMTSTAMDEAASGASGSPCHGLAEPEILFGSSRAMQRVREKLDLLSSTPIPVLITGESGTGKELVARLLHRQATVPGPFVKLNCPAIPGSLLESELFGFEKGAFTGAHLCKPGRIEQAEGGTLFLDEIGELELSLQGKLLQLLQDGHFMRLGGRTELRASTRMLFATNRDLDAEVAAGRLRSDLYYRINVVGIALPPLRHRREDIPRLARHFIDVYSRHFERKVPSLAPELVSLLQRYRWPGNVRELENMMKRYVVLGSAMELLPPLADCTASETDLGDNVSLKALTRRATRELERNIILQALAAHHWHRKRTAAALQISYRALLYKLKENGLHVDSGPVPIPSPEEDV; encoded by the coding sequence GTGAAGACAATGACTTCGACTGCGATGGACGAGGCGGCAAGCGGGGCGAGCGGATCGCCCTGCCATGGCCTGGCGGAGCCGGAAATCTTGTTCGGCAGCTCGCGCGCCATGCAGCGCGTGCGCGAAAAGCTCGATCTCCTCAGCTCTACGCCCATCCCGGTGCTCATCACCGGCGAAAGCGGCACAGGCAAGGAACTGGTGGCGCGGCTGTTGCACCGGCAGGCGACTGTGCCCGGTCCGTTCGTGAAGCTCAACTGCCCCGCCATCCCCGGCAGCTTGCTCGAGAGCGAACTATTTGGGTTTGAAAAGGGTGCCTTCACCGGCGCTCATCTCTGCAAGCCAGGGCGCATCGAACAGGCCGAAGGCGGCACGCTGTTTCTGGACGAAATCGGCGAGCTCGAATTGAGCCTGCAGGGCAAGCTGCTGCAATTGCTCCAGGACGGCCATTTCATGCGGCTGGGCGGGCGCACCGAGCTGCGCGCCTCGACGCGCATGCTGTTTGCCACCAATCGAGACCTGGATGCCGAAGTCGCCGCGGGCCGGCTGCGCAGCGACCTGTACTACCGCATCAACGTGGTGGGCATTGCACTGCCGCCGCTGCGCCACCGGCGCGAAGACATTCCTCGCCTGGCGCGCCACTTCATTGACGTCTACAGCCGCCACTTCGAACGCAAGGTGCCGTCGCTGGCGCCCGAGCTTGTGAGCCTGCTGCAACGGTACCGCTGGCCCGGCAACGTCCGCGAACTGGAAAACATGATGAAGCGGTACGTCGTGCTGGGCAGCGCCATGGAACTGCTGCCCCCCTTGGCCGATTGCACCGCCTCCGAGACCGACTTGGGTGACAACGTGTCACTCAAAGCCCTCACGCGGCGCGCGACGCGCGAGCTGGAGCGCAACATCATTCTGCAAGCGCTGGCCGCGCATCACTGGCACCGCAAGCGCACCGCCGCGGCGCTGCAGATCAGTTACCGCGCGCTGCTGTACAAGCTGAAGGAAAACGGCTTGCACGTCGACTCCGGGCCCGTTCCGATTCCCAGCCCCGAGGAGGACGTATGA